One Chlorobaculum limnaeum genomic window carries:
- the purB gene encoding adenylosuccinate lyase, translating into MIPRYSPKDISAIWSDEAKFERWLQLEIAAVEARVEAGVVPADALSNIKERAKFNVEEILVIENETKHDVIAFLTNVAGYVGPDSRYIHEGLTSSDVVDTCLAMQMRDAGRIIVADIESLIEVIGKKAAEHKYTLQMGRTHGIHAEPTTFGLKLLLWHEEMKRNLERMKRALEIISVGKISGAVGTYQHLSPDIEAAVCEKLGLVPSPISTQILQRDRHAEYATTLAIVASSIEKFSTELRHLQRTEVRETEEFFSKGQKGSSAMPHKRNPITFERLTGLARVVRSNSIAAMENVALWHERDISHSSVERVIMPDSTIALVYMLRTFRDSIETLLVYPERMEQNFDTSYGLTLSQTLLLALTGKGLTREDAYRLVQRNAMKSWEEKVQLKELVLHDPEILEHITAEEINQLFSPETIQGKLKNSVDIIFSRNGL; encoded by the coding sequence GTGATACCACGTTACTCGCCGAAAGATATTTCGGCAATCTGGAGCGATGAGGCCAAATTCGAGCGCTGGCTGCAACTTGAAATCGCCGCCGTCGAGGCGCGTGTCGAAGCTGGTGTCGTTCCGGCGGACGCCCTTTCGAACATCAAAGAACGGGCGAAGTTCAACGTTGAGGAGATTCTCGTCATTGAAAACGAAACCAAACACGACGTCATCGCCTTTTTGACCAACGTGGCCGGTTACGTCGGCCCCGATTCACGCTACATCCACGAAGGTCTCACCTCCTCGGACGTGGTCGACACCTGCCTGGCCATGCAGATGCGCGACGCAGGCAGGATCATTGTGGCTGACATCGAGTCGCTCATCGAGGTGATCGGCAAAAAAGCGGCCGAGCACAAATACACCCTCCAGATGGGCCGCACGCACGGCATCCACGCCGAGCCGACCACCTTCGGCCTGAAGCTCCTGCTCTGGCACGAGGAGATGAAACGCAATCTTGAGCGCATGAAGCGGGCGCTGGAGATCATTTCGGTCGGCAAGATTTCCGGCGCGGTCGGCACCTATCAGCACCTCTCGCCCGACATCGAAGCCGCTGTCTGCGAGAAGCTCGGCCTCGTGCCATCGCCGATTTCGACGCAGATTCTCCAGCGCGACCGCCACGCCGAGTACGCCACGACGCTCGCCATCGTCGCCTCGTCGATCGAGAAGTTCTCGACCGAGCTGCGCCACCTGCAGCGCACCGAGGTTCGCGAAACCGAGGAGTTCTTCAGCAAGGGGCAGAAAGGCAGCTCCGCCATGCCGCACAAGCGCAACCCGATCACCTTCGAACGCCTCACCGGTCTGGCCCGCGTGGTGCGCTCCAACTCCATCGCCGCCATGGAGAACGTCGCCCTGTGGCACGAGCGCGACATTTCGCACTCCTCGGTCGAGCGCGTCATCATGCCCGACTCGACCATCGCGCTCGTCTATATGCTGCGCACCTTCCGGGACTCTATCGAAACCTTGCTGGTCTACCCGGAGCGCATGGAGCAGAACTTCGACACTTCGTACGGACTGACCCTCTCGCAGACGCTCCTGCTGGCGCTGACGGGCAAGGGCCTCACCCGTGAGGATGCTTACCGGCTCGTGCAGCGCAACGCCATGAAGAGCTGGGAAGAGAAGGTGCAGCTCAAGGAGCTGGTGCTTCACGACCCGGAAATTCTCGAACACATCACCGCCGAAGAGATCAACCAGCTCTTCAGCCCGGAAACGATTCAGGGCAAGCTCAAGAACAGCGTGGATATTATCTTTTCGCGGAACGGGCTGTAA
- the pgi gene encoding glucose-6-phosphate isomerase, which translates to MYLSRSAEWSALESHYQDTRHHAMIELFGADPDRHERFSLSLEAIHLDYSKNRITPRTMELLMELLRRSGIEEKRRRMFEGERINFTEQRAVLHTALRRPPGYSMIVDGDDVSAEVASVLDQMKAFCGKVISGEWIGYTGKRITDVVNIGIGGSDLGPYMVTEALKPFAHGKLRAYFVSNVDGSHLSETLKGLDRETTLFIIASKTFTTQETLANAMSARAWFLDEAGSVDHVARHFVAVSTNREKVEEFGIDPANMFRFWDWVGGRYSLWSAIGLSIALCLGFERFSELLAGANAMDEHFLNAPLEANMPVILAMLGIWYNNFFGAHSQAIIPYDQYLHRFPAYLQQLDMESNGKRVDRAGQEADYATGPVIWGEPGTNAQHAFFQLLHQGTEIIPVDFIVSLKSQNPMGEHHDMLVANCFAQSEALMRGKSEAEARAELEAAGLTGGDLAKLLPHKLFPGNRPTNTIVLDELNPFNLGSLIALYEHKVFVQGAVWNINSFDQWGVELGKQLAKAILPEFDFDEAVESHDASTNDLINRYRQFRKGSQPKEPDQLTLF; encoded by the coding sequence ATGTACCTCTCCCGCAGTGCCGAGTGGAGCGCCCTCGAATCACACTATCAGGATACCCGCCACCATGCGATGATCGAACTTTTCGGAGCCGATCCGGATCGCCACGAACGCTTTTCGCTCTCGCTCGAAGCCATTCACCTCGACTACTCCAAGAACCGGATAACGCCGCGTACGATGGAGCTGCTCATGGAGCTTCTGCGCCGTTCCGGCATAGAAGAGAAACGGCGGCGGATGTTCGAAGGGGAGCGGATCAATTTCACCGAACAGCGCGCGGTGTTGCACACCGCTTTGCGCCGCCCACCGGGATACAGCATGATCGTTGATGGTGACGATGTGAGCGCGGAGGTCGCGTCGGTGCTCGATCAGATGAAAGCATTTTGCGGCAAGGTCATCTCCGGGGAGTGGATCGGTTACACCGGCAAGCGGATCACCGATGTGGTCAATATCGGCATCGGCGGCTCGGACCTCGGCCCCTATATGGTCACCGAAGCGCTCAAGCCCTTCGCGCACGGCAAGCTGCGGGCGTATTTCGTCTCGAACGTCGATGGCTCCCACCTCTCCGAGACCCTCAAGGGCCTCGACCGGGAAACGACGCTTTTCATCATCGCCTCGAAGACCTTCACCACGCAGGAGACGCTCGCCAACGCCATGAGCGCCAGAGCGTGGTTTCTCGACGAGGCCGGGAGCGTGGATCACGTGGCCAGGCATTTCGTTGCGGTCTCGACCAACCGCGAGAAGGTCGAGGAGTTCGGCATCGACCCGGCCAACATGTTCCGCTTCTGGGACTGGGTCGGCGGGCGCTACTCGCTCTGGTCGGCCATCGGTCTCTCCATCGCGCTCTGTCTCGGTTTCGAGCGCTTCAGCGAGCTTCTCGCCGGAGCGAACGCGATGGACGAGCACTTCCTGAACGCGCCGCTCGAAGCAAACATGCCGGTGATTCTCGCCATGCTCGGCATCTGGTACAACAACTTTTTCGGAGCGCATTCGCAGGCGATCATTCCCTACGACCAGTATTTGCACCGATTTCCGGCCTATCTCCAGCAGCTCGACATGGAGAGCAACGGCAAGCGGGTTGACCGCGCGGGTCAGGAAGCCGACTACGCCACCGGCCCGGTGATCTGGGGTGAGCCGGGCACCAACGCGCAGCACGCCTTTTTCCAGCTTTTGCACCAGGGCACGGAGATCATTCCCGTCGATTTCATCGTTTCGCTCAAGAGCCAGAACCCTATGGGCGAGCATCACGATATGCTTGTGGCCAACTGCTTCGCCCAGTCGGAAGCGCTCATGCGTGGCAAAAGCGAGGCGGAGGCGCGCGCCGAACTCGAAGCGGCGGGCCTGACGGGCGGCGATCTTGCGAAGCTTTTGCCGCACAAGCTCTTTCCCGGCAACAGGCCGACCAACACCATCGTACTTGACGAGCTGAACCCGTTCAACCTCGGCAGCCTCATCGCGCTCTATGAGCACAAGGTGTTCGTGCAGGGGGCGGTGTGGAACATCAACTCTTTCGACCAGTGGGGCGTGGAGCTTGGCAAGCAGCTCGCCAAGGCGATCCTGCCGGAGTTCGACTTCGATGAGGCGGTCGAAAGCCACGACGCCTCGACCAACGATCTGATCAATCGCTACCGGCAGTTCCGCAAGGGCTCACAACCCAAGGAACCGGACCAGCTCACCCTGTTCTGA
- a CDS encoding ATP-binding protein — protein sequence MSYYRLSLPSKLEEISRLRHCLGAVARIEGYSDAFIAEFELSVHEAFVNAVRHGNCDNSELPVTMTLETGAVAGDRFVEVRIRDCGEGFKPERTIDAICSARRGVTPGGRGLVLVHHYVKSFRIESEEGGCVVVLRYIPY from the coding sequence ATGAGCTATTACCGGCTCTCACTCCCGTCGAAGCTCGAGGAAATATCCCGGCTTCGTCACTGTCTCGGCGCTGTTGCGCGCATCGAGGGTTACAGCGACGCTTTCATCGCGGAGTTCGAATTGTCCGTCCACGAGGCATTTGTCAACGCCGTCAGGCATGGCAACTGTGACAATTCCGAGCTTCCGGTCACCATGACACTCGAGACCGGAGCGGTTGCTGGAGATCGTTTTGTGGAAGTCAGGATCAGGGATTGCGGAGAAGGATTCAAGCCGGAGCGCACCATTGATGCTATCTGCTCAGCGCGAAGGGGAGTAACTCCAGGAGGGCGTGGTCTTGTGCTTGTCCATCACTATGTCAAAAGCTTCAGGATCGAAAGTGAGGAGGGCGGTTGTGTAGTGGTATTGCGTTATATTCCCTATTGA
- a CDS encoding ammonium transporter: MKSFLSKSGAIVAGLLLAAASFSPPLLAETPAAEAVNAFAIDNFFLFICAVLVLFMQAGFALVETGLNAAKNTVNILFKNLMDMAIGGILFYFIGYGLMYPGEAFSGGFFGFGSTGISTDMPEIAGGKLYPAVDFLFQVAFAATAATIVSGAVAGRMQFKAYLIYSAVISALVYPVSGFWLWGGGWLKALGFHDFAGSLLVHALGGFAGLAGAIVLGPRIGRFNEDGTPNAMPGHNLALSTLGVFILLIGWYGFNPGSQLAIVGGDNTAAVMKIAVNTTLAACSGAVVAMLFAWSLFKKPDLTMALNGMLAGLVGITANCDVVSYNASLIIGGVAGILVVLGIMLLDKLRIDDPVGAWPVHGLNGIWGGVAAWIFGGQPMAAQLIGSLVLPLWGFATMFVLFQILKAIGILRVHKDEEMRGLDISEHEEEAYYGFDIYTTQ; encoded by the coding sequence ATGAAATCATTTCTGTCCAAATCCGGAGCGATTGTCGCCGGCCTCCTGCTGGCAGCGGCAAGCTTCAGTCCGCCGCTTCTGGCGGAAACTCCCGCGGCAGAAGCTGTCAACGCCTTCGCCATCGACAACTTCTTCCTGTTCATCTGCGCCGTTCTGGTGCTCTTCATGCAGGCAGGGTTCGCGCTGGTCGAAACCGGCCTGAACGCAGCCAAGAACACCGTTAACATCCTGTTCAAGAACTTGATGGACATGGCGATTGGCGGCATTCTGTTCTACTTCATCGGCTATGGCCTGATGTATCCGGGTGAAGCCTTCAGCGGCGGATTCTTCGGATTCGGCAGCACTGGCATCAGCACCGACATGCCCGAAATCGCAGGCGGCAAGCTCTATCCCGCTGTCGATTTCCTCTTCCAGGTGGCCTTCGCCGCCACGGCTGCCACGATCGTTTCGGGCGCGGTTGCGGGAAGGATGCAGTTCAAGGCGTACCTGATCTACTCGGCAGTCATCTCGGCGCTTGTCTATCCCGTCAGCGGTTTCTGGCTCTGGGGCGGCGGCTGGCTGAAAGCTCTCGGCTTCCATGACTTCGCCGGTTCGCTTCTGGTGCACGCGCTTGGCGGTTTCGCCGGTCTGGCAGGCGCTATCGTGCTCGGCCCACGCATCGGAAGATTCAATGAAGACGGCACTCCTAACGCCATGCCTGGCCACAACCTGGCGCTCAGCACCCTTGGCGTGTTCATTCTCCTGATCGGCTGGTACGGCTTCAACCCCGGCAGCCAGCTTGCCATCGTCGGCGGCGACAACACTGCCGCGGTCATGAAAATTGCCGTCAACACCACCCTCGCAGCCTGCTCTGGCGCTGTAGTCGCGATGCTCTTCGCCTGGAGTCTCTTCAAGAAGCCTGACCTCACAATGGCGCTGAACGGCATGCTTGCCGGGCTGGTCGGCATCACGGCCAACTGCGACGTGGTCTCTTACAATGCGTCACTGATCATCGGCGGCGTGGCGGGTATACTGGTCGTGCTGGGCATCATGCTGCTCGACAAGCTCAGAATCGACGACCCGGTCGGCGCATGGCCGGTGCATGGCCTGAACGGTATCTGGGGCGGCGTGGCTGCCTGGATCTTCGGCGGCCAGCCCATGGCAGCCCAGCTCATCGGCTCACTCGTCCTTCCACTCTGGGGCTTCGCTACCATGTTCGTTCTGTTCCAGATACTCAAGGCTATCGGCATCCTGCGCGTCCACAAGGATGAGGAGATGAGGGGCCTCGATATTTCGGAACACGAAGAAGAAGCTTATTATGGCTTCGATATCTACACAACCCAGTAA
- a CDS encoding P-II family nitrogen regulator, with product MKFIVAMIQPHKLPDVKKSLAAAGIRKMTVTNALGCGAQGGYTEIYRGVPSEVNLLKKIKLEIAVNEEFVDATVKAIINGAKTGEIGDGKIFIFDLPECIRIRTEEKGNAAIG from the coding sequence ATGAAATTTATCGTAGCAATGATACAGCCCCACAAGCTGCCGGACGTCAAGAAAAGTCTTGCCGCAGCGGGGATTCGCAAAATGACCGTTACCAACGCACTCGGATGCGGCGCTCAGGGTGGATATACCGAGATCTATCGCGGCGTGCCAAGCGAGGTCAACCTCCTGAAAAAGATCAAGCTCGAAATCGCCGTCAACGAGGAGTTCGTTGACGCCACGGTCAAGGCGATCATTAACGGCGCAAAAACAGGTGAGATAGGTGACGGAAAAATTTTTATCTTCGATCTTCCGGAATGCATCCGGATCAGAACCGAGGAAAAAGGAAACGCCGCTATAGGCTAA
- a CDS encoding TorF family putative porin has translation MKKTAKLIALAAVLFAGFGSSNAMADEGFKLGADVVSSYVWRGSDLGDSAAIQPNLSYTFKNGLSVGLWGSYAISENNAGDRYKEVDLTISMPVGPVTLAVTDYNANPEAGNTFDFGDDGNNTVEVSASYTHENIGLMAGVFVAGNDYDNAVYCEASYKFYDKNGYTAKAVAGLGSEDYYGDLEGEKIALVNTGIAVSKDRYTASAIYNPDTEKSYLVFMASF, from the coding sequence ATGAAAAAGACAGCAAAACTGATTGCCCTCGCCGCAGTACTGTTCGCTGGTTTCGGCTCAAGCAACGCAATGGCCGATGAAGGTTTCAAGCTCGGCGCAGACGTCGTCAGCAGCTATGTCTGGAGGGGTAGCGATCTTGGCGATTCAGCCGCTATCCAGCCGAATCTTTCCTACACCTTCAAGAATGGCCTTTCCGTTGGCTTATGGGGTTCCTACGCCATCAGCGAGAACAACGCTGGTGACCGTTACAAAGAAGTAGACCTCACCATCAGCATGCCGGTCGGCCCTGTCACCCTTGCCGTGACCGACTACAACGCCAATCCCGAGGCAGGCAATACTTTCGACTTTGGCGATGACGGCAACAACACCGTCGAAGTCAGCGCCAGCTACACCCATGAGAACATTGGCCTCATGGCAGGTGTGTTCGTCGCCGGTAACGACTACGACAACGCCGTGTACTGCGAAGCCAGCTACAAGTTCTACGATAAGAATGGTTACACCGCCAAAGCGGTTGCAGGCCTCGGAAGCGAGGATTATTATGGTGATCTGGAAGGCGAAAAAATTGCCCTGGTTAACACCGGTATCGCTGTCTCGAAGGACCGCTACACCGCTTCGGCCATCTACAACCCGGATACCGAAAAATCTTACCTGGTCTTCATGGCCTCGTTCTGA
- a CDS encoding YgaP family membrane protein, whose protein sequence is MNIDRVVYAVAGFFVISSVLLSIYHNQNWLWFTGFVGLNLFQAAFTGFCPLARILKAAGVKPGHAFE, encoded by the coding sequence ATGAACATTGATAGAGTTGTCTATGCCGTCGCGGGTTTCTTCGTGATCTCCAGCGTTCTGCTCTCCATTTATCACAACCAGAACTGGCTCTGGTTCACCGGTTTTGTCGGCCTGAACCTCTTCCAGGCAGCGTTTACCGGTTTCTGCCCCCTTGCCAGGATTCTCAAGGCTGCGGGGGTCAAGCCGGGTCATGCTTTTGAATGA
- a CDS encoding 3-deoxy-7-phosphoheptulonate synthase has product MQQLQDLRVSRIIRLSSPRALKEKLPVTEHIADTVCQARREVEDILSGKDSRMLVIVGPCSIHDIKSARDYASRLHALRKELESEFCILMRVYFEKPRTTIGWKGFINDPHLNDTYDIEHGLFHARKLLIELNEMGLPAATEFLDPISPQYVADLISWAAIGARTIESQTHRQMASGLSMPVGFKNATDGRLQVAIDAIRSAMHQHSFLGIDQEGHSSVITTKGNPFGHLVLRGGSSKPNYDADSIVTAEKQLRKADLSEYLLVDCSHANSGKRFGNQLKVWEDILAQKERGNRSIAGVMIESNICSGNQPFPVKPEELKYGVSITDECVSWEQTEKMLRDGAGFMKQVRSKA; this is encoded by the coding sequence ATGCAACAACTACAGGATTTACGAGTTTCGAGAATCATCAGACTGAGTTCACCGCGGGCGCTGAAAGAAAAGCTGCCCGTCACGGAGCATATAGCCGATACGGTCTGCCAGGCCAGACGCGAGGTAGAAGATATTCTTTCCGGCAAGGACAGCCGCATGCTGGTCATTGTCGGTCCCTGTTCCATCCATGACATCAAGTCCGCTCGCGATTACGCATCGCGCCTTCACGCCTTGCGCAAAGAGCTCGAATCGGAGTTCTGCATTCTCATGCGGGTCTATTTCGAGAAGCCGAGGACGACTATCGGATGGAAAGGGTTCATCAACGATCCGCATCTCAACGATACCTACGACATCGAGCACGGCCTGTTCCATGCCCGCAAGCTGCTGATCGAGCTGAACGAAATGGGCTTGCCGGCAGCGACGGAGTTTCTCGATCCGATCTCGCCGCAGTATGTCGCAGACCTCATCAGCTGGGCGGCTATCGGCGCCCGCACGATCGAATCGCAGACGCATCGCCAGATGGCGAGCGGCCTGTCGATGCCGGTCGGCTTCAAGAACGCGACCGACGGACGGCTTCAGGTGGCCATCGACGCCATCAGGTCGGCCATGCACCAGCACAGTTTCCTGGGCATCGATCAGGAAGGACACAGCAGCGTCATTACGACCAAGGGCAATCCCTTCGGCCATCTCGTGCTGCGTGGGGGCTCCAGCAAGCCGAACTACGATGCCGACAGCATCGTCACCGCCGAAAAGCAGTTGCGCAAGGCAGACCTTTCAGAGTATCTCCTTGTCGATTGCAGTCATGCCAACTCCGGCAAGAGGTTCGGTAACCAGCTGAAAGTCTGGGAGGATATTCTCGCCCAGAAGGAGCGTGGCAACCGGAGCATCGCGGGTGTCATGATCGAGAGCAACATCTGTTCCGGAAACCAGCCTTTCCCGGTGAAGCCGGAAGAGCTGAAGTATGGCGTCTCCATTACCGACGAGTGCGTCTCTTGGGAGCAGACCGAGAAGATGCTGCGGGATGGGGCCGGGTTCATGAAGCAGGTTCGCTCGAAAGCCTGA
- a CDS encoding ArsA family ATPase — protein MRNIIFTGKGGVGKTSVAAATALRAADMGYKTLIMSTDPAHSLGDSLDIELGPSPVKVAENLWGQEVSVFGDLNLNWDVVREHFAHLMASRGIEGVYAEEMGVLPGMEELFSLSYIKRYNEEQKDFDLLVVDCAPTGETLRLLSLPETFGWFIKFIRNIEKYMVKPMIRPLSKKVKKLDDFVAPEEVYEKVDNLFSSTEGIIDLLADGSKTTMRLVMNPEKMVIKESMRALTYLNLYGITVDRITINRVMPDQSPDPYFQQWRGIQQKYIDQINNAFAPIPVAEVPLFNNEVVGLEMLRKVGEKVYGNENPLDIFFKEDPINITKVSDGHYKVRVKLPFMESMGLEPKIMKLGDDLTIRIGDYQKIVALPIFLAGMESTGASFESGWLNIDFTKE, from the coding sequence ATGCGTAATATCATTTTCACCGGCAAGGGCGGCGTCGGCAAGACTTCAGTTGCGGCAGCGACTGCCTTGAGAGCAGCAGATATGGGTTACAAGACCCTCATCATGTCGACCGATCCGGCCCACAGCCTTGGTGACTCTCTCGACATAGAGCTCGGACCATCGCCTGTCAAGGTCGCAGAAAACCTCTGGGGTCAGGAAGTCAGCGTTTTTGGCGATCTCAACCTGAACTGGGACGTGGTTCGCGAGCACTTCGCCCACCTGATGGCTTCGCGCGGCATCGAAGGCGTCTATGCCGAAGAGATGGGCGTGCTGCCCGGCATGGAAGAGCTGTTTTCGCTCTCCTATATCAAACGTTACAACGAGGAGCAGAAAGATTTCGATCTTCTGGTTGTTGACTGCGCGCCGACCGGCGAAACGCTCAGGCTGCTTTCGCTGCCCGAGACCTTCGGCTGGTTCATCAAGTTCATCCGCAACATCGAGAAGTACATGGTGAAACCGATGATCCGCCCGCTCTCCAAGAAGGTCAAGAAGCTCGACGATTTCGTCGCTCCCGAAGAGGTATACGAGAAGGTCGACAACCTCTTCTCCTCGACCGAGGGCATCATCGACCTGCTTGCCGATGGTTCCAAAACCACCATGCGCCTCGTCATGAACCCCGAGAAGATGGTCATCAAGGAGTCGATGCGTGCATTGACCTACCTGAACCTCTATGGCATCACGGTTGACAGGATCACCATCAACCGCGTCATGCCCGACCAGAGCCCCGACCCGTACTTCCAGCAGTGGCGCGGCATCCAGCAGAAGTATATCGACCAGATCAACAACGCCTTCGCTCCGATTCCTGTTGCCGAAGTGCCGCTCTTCAACAACGAGGTGGTCGGTCTCGAAATGCTTCGCAAGGTCGGCGAGAAGGTTTACGGCAACGAGAACCCGCTCGATATCTTCTTCAAGGAGGATCCGATCAATATCACCAAGGTCTCGGACGGCCACTACAAGGTTCGCGTGAAGCTTCCTTTCATGGAGAGCATGGGTCTGGAACCGAAGATCATGAAGCTCGGCGATGACCTCACCATCCGTATCGGCGACTACCAGAAGATCGTGGCGCTTCCGATCTTCCTGGCCGGCATGGAGTCTACCGGCGCATCGTTCGAGAGCGGCTGGCTGAATATCGACTTTACCAAGGAGTAA
- a CDS encoding lytic transglycosylase domain-containing protein — protein sequence MQFVAISSVSFGEESDSTSNARASRVSEMLDSLVTTTYFQDERFSPAGKGGTYDYLPKEFIPQFSDSVYATRIADLARKSEFDLVYNEHVRGYIRVYAVDKRKFISKVLGLTHIYFPLFDESFRKYGIPPEMKNLAIVESALNPTAVSRAGARGLWQFMSGTGKMYGLHSSSFIEDRYDPNKATVAASEHLRDLHDMFGDWFLALAAYNAGPGAVQRAIRKAGGARDYWEIWPYLPQETRGYVPAFIAVTYVMNYYREHNIRPAQPGYLYSETGRVPVRDALTFEQLNEVLGVPMEDIRFLNPQYKAGLVPAPESRPNMIRLPKQYIQTFLQKEQNIYAYKPELVAEKVRLYTMVRDVERKDEVISSGRGRKSHVVRKGETISRVARKYGVSVSQIIDWNDLKSSRLKSGQKLVIFKAVSEYGSKKSSASKLKGKKNKLKAKAGKSSVKKKALKKNKGGKKSGKRGAKKQRN from the coding sequence TTGCAGTTTGTCGCAATCTCCTCCGTATCGTTCGGCGAGGAGTCCGACAGCACGTCGAATGCGAGAGCTTCGCGTGTTTCGGAGATGCTCGACAGCCTGGTCACCACCACCTATTTTCAGGATGAGCGGTTTTCGCCCGCTGGAAAGGGTGGAACTTACGACTATCTCCCCAAAGAGTTCATTCCACAGTTCAGCGACTCGGTTTACGCTACCAGAATCGCCGACCTGGCCAGGAAAAGCGAGTTCGATCTCGTTTACAACGAGCACGTGCGAGGCTACATCCGTGTCTATGCCGTTGACAAGCGGAAGTTCATCTCGAAGGTGCTTGGCCTGACCCATATCTATTTTCCGTTATTCGACGAATCGTTCAGGAAGTACGGCATTCCTCCCGAAATGAAGAACCTTGCCATCGTCGAGTCGGCGCTGAACCCTACGGCGGTATCACGCGCCGGGGCGCGCGGTCTGTGGCAGTTCATGAGCGGTACGGGCAAAATGTACGGGTTGCACTCCTCGTCGTTCATCGAAGATCGCTATGATCCCAACAAGGCGACCGTGGCGGCGAGCGAGCATCTTCGCGACCTGCACGACATGTTTGGCGACTGGTTCCTCGCGCTCGCGGCATACAATGCCGGACCCGGCGCCGTGCAGAGAGCCATAAGAAAAGCTGGCGGCGCTCGCGATTACTGGGAGATATGGCCCTACCTTCCGCAGGAAACGCGCGGCTACGTTCCAGCTTTCATCGCGGTGACTTACGTCATGAACTATTACCGCGAGCACAATATTCGTCCGGCGCAACCGGGATACCTCTATTCTGAAACCGGCAGGGTTCCGGTCAGGGACGCGCTCACCTTCGAACAGCTCAACGAGGTGCTTGGCGTGCCGATGGAGGACATCAGATTCCTCAATCCGCAATACAAGGCAGGTCTTGTTCCGGCTCCGGAATCCAGGCCAAACATGATCAGGCTGCCAAAGCAATACATTCAGACATTCCTGCAAAAAGAGCAGAATATTTATGCTTACAAGCCTGAGCTGGTCGCCGAAAAGGTTCGCCTTTATACCATGGTCCGGGATGTCGAGCGCAAGGATGAGGTGATCAGCAGTGGCCGGGGACGGAAATCGCATGTGGTCAGGAAAGGCGAAACGATTTCCCGCGTGGCTCGCAAATACGGCGTTTCGGTCAGCCAGATCATCGACTGGAACGATCTGAAAAGCTCCAGGTTGAAATCCGGACAGAAGCTGGTAATCTTCAAGGCCGTCAGCGAGTACGGATCCAAAAAATCATCCGCATCGAAACTCAAAGGCAAAAAAAACAAGCTGAAAGCGAAGGCTGGCAAGAGTTCCGTCAAGAAAAAGGCGCTCAAGAAAAACAAGGGCGGCAAAAAAAGTGGAAAGAGGGGAGCGAAAAAACAGCGCAATTAA
- the truA gene encoding tRNA pseudouridine(38-40) synthase TruA: MTVPARTIRMEIEYDGTDFSGWQRQSGALPTVQGAIEAALGRIMQENVSIDGAGRTDKGVHARGQVASFATASAMELGRLMHSANSLLPPTIRITAMRPVPDSFHARFSATSREYRYFLLEHPSAIDSRFAGCSRGRPDFAAMNRLAAMLPGTRDFAAFSKEGPDQQGTICTVTSARWYRSGRFYVFRIEANRFLRSMVRFLVAGMIETGMGRIDEAEFAKMLESTRRLPNLKPADAAGLFLWKVRYRA, from the coding sequence ATGACAGTACCGGCGAGAACCATCAGGATGGAGATCGAGTACGACGGCACGGATTTTTCGGGCTGGCAGCGCCAGTCGGGCGCGCTGCCGACGGTGCAGGGGGCGATCGAGGCGGCGCTCGGCAGGATCATGCAGGAGAATGTTAGCATTGACGGCGCGGGCAGAACCGACAAGGGGGTGCACGCTCGCGGTCAGGTGGCCAGCTTTGCCACCGCCTCGGCGATGGAGCTTGGCCGCCTGATGCACTCGGCCAACTCGCTCTTGCCGCCGACGATCCGCATCACCGCGATGAGGCCGGTGCCGGATTCGTTCCACGCCCGCTTCAGCGCCACCTCGCGGGAGTACCGCTACTTTTTGCTCGAACACCCGTCGGCCATCGACAGCCGCTTCGCCGGATGCTCGCGCGGCAGGCCCGACTTTGCCGCGATGAACCGGCTGGCGGCGATGTTGCCCGGAACCCGCGACTTCGCGGCCTTCTCGAAAGAGGGGCCGGATCAGCAGGGAACCATCTGCACGGTGACGTCGGCCCGCTGGTACCGCTCCGGACGTTTCTACGTTTTCCGCATCGAGGCGAACCGCTTCCTTCGCAGCATGGTGCGCTTCCTGGTGGCCGGGATGATTGAGACCGGGATGGGGCGCATCGACGAAGCGGAGTTCGCGAAGATGCTCGAAAGCACCCGCCGCCTGCCGAACCTGAAACCGGCCGACGCGGCGGGGCTGTTCCTCTGGAAAGTCAGATATCGAGCGTGA